The genomic stretch TGGAGGAAGGTGGGAAGGTGGGGGCAAGGAGGCATCCTCCAGGAGTCTAAGGACCATCCTATGAGCCCACGAGACTCCCCTTATCAAAGACCAGCAGGAGACAGGTGGGTGGCCACAGGACTTACTCATTTGATATCTGCCCACTGACGAGGCCACTGCCCTCCAGCACCATTGTGCAGTGACTCAGAGGCACCGAGAGGGTGTTGGTGAGTGAGATGTGGACTCTCAGTGCCTTGCCCACCTCAGCCCTCTCAGACACCTGTGTGGAGAGAAAACAAGGATATCGTGGGGACACGGCCTCCTTCCTGCACTCGGTTCAGCGAACTCCATCCATCTGTTGACCACCAGGGACTGCTTATTTAGGGGTTAAGATGCTGCAAGGGAGAGAACAGAAGCCCAGGGTATTCGTGGTTATCACATACCCTGGCCTGTCTTATAAGTTCACAGTACTTCTGGAAGCCACCGCCAATGGGGAATTGGCACCAAAGTGAAATCTATTCCCTCCCCATCATCTAGCTCAGGATGGCAGTTAGATTTCAACTTAAGTGCCAGCTCCAACCTGTTAGTTGTGACTGATAGGAATGCTGTGTTAAAAAGAATCTTaagattatccttcaattaaaaaataatgaatttacaaaaaaaaaaaaaggatcttgaGAACAATCCAGAGTCAGTGAGAGAGTTGTGATTGATTAGTAATGTCTGACACAGGCATGGGATGAGGAAGTAGTGTCATGCATGCCATCCATATGCCAACAATGATGTCATTCTGAGGCCAAGGTCCCAAGAAATGTTAATGGCAGAGCCCAGACCTGACCCAGGTGtcccagaccccagccagggtcttTCTCCCACTCTGCTCTGTCTCCACGTACATCAGCAGACCCACTCTGAGTCTCCCCAGGTGCGCTCCATGCATCACCTGTGAGGGCTGTGTCATAGGGCAGTCATGGCCTTGGTCTGTGAGTGGGAGGCAGGGGTGCCGTCCTACTCACTTCTTGAGCCCCAGTGCCTAGCACACTGCCAACCATATGATGGCTATCTGGTAAACAAGTCTTGAACGGAAATGACTCGACCACCCAGATCCTACTGGGAGCGTGTTCTGGCTCAATCAGAGAATCACAGAAAAGGAACACACTGTGGCTCCCCTGGAACTCACAGAAAAGAAACGAGTCCTTTGTACTGTAGTGAGTGTGCCAGAGTTGAACAAGATCAAAATAGCTTTGGTATCCAGCAGAGTCATACAAATCATTCCATGGTTCCTTAGCAATATGCTCAGTCACacccaattctttgcagccccatggaccttagactgccaggttcctcggtctatagaattttctaagcaagaatgctggagtgggttgccatttcctactctagatcttcccaacccagacattgaacctgcatctcctgcattggcaggcagattctttaacactgagccacctgggaatctcctTCTTACGAACGGGGACCAGTTAATAGCCTAGTTGGCATCTGATGTGTTTGCAGTGGATCCTGCTGTAACCAGGGCTCTGTGTGGTGGGCAGGGCCTCATCTCAGCCCCAGGCTCGTGTCTGCTCTTGTGATTCTGCCCACTGTTCCCCCCGCCCACACCCCCCACTCCGTGGGAGGCTGCCTGATGACCTCACAGCCCAGGAGAAAACTGTCAGGTGGCCAGATGGTTTATGACGTGGAGCCACTCAGTTCTCATTCCCATCGGGATGGAGAGTGCTGTTGACAAATCCTCCAGGTGCACAGGCAGGTGAGGATTAGGCAGTGGGCAAGTCTTTCAGGTAAGAGGGGAGAGTGGGGGAAGGCGGcttcagaggaaggaaaacccTGGTAACAGGAGCTGGGCATcgtccctgccctcctccactgACCCTTCCTCCACCTGTGTTCATTCCCTGTGCAATGGCCTCGCCAGCCCCTCAGGCCTCTGAACTGGAGGTGTGAGGCTCACCTTTCATTTGTTTCCCTCTTCCTTGTCACCCCTGTCTTATCAGGTGACAAGGAATTTGGCCTGAGTCTCTCTCAAAACTGTCTCCTCTCCTCCGTCTTCCAGACActgcctttcttatctctttgccTTAAAATGCCTTATTCTCTAGAGTGTCTTCCTGTGCATCCTCCATAAAATGTCACCTCCCCTGGGAAGCGTTCCATTTGCACAGAGCACAGAGACCACACCATACTGCACTCTAATCATCCATTTGGTGTCCAGGGCGGGGACTGTGTCTTGTTAGCTGCTGTACCCCCAGCCCCTGGGTTGGCTGAGTCAGAGGGCACCCCCCAGCCCCTGCTCTGTCCAGATGCCTTACCTCAATAGATAAGTGGGGAGGCTCCAGGGAGATATCTTTTAAAACCAGCATGGACCTCCCTGTCTCCTCCACTTTGGCAATGCCAGACACACGGATCAGCTTTTCATCCGTCAGCTTGTTTCTGTAATTGTTGTAAGGTAGCGAGAGCGGCCACTGTATATCTAAGCACAGACAAAATGCATTTTGAGTCCAGGAATGGGtctcagaaagaaagagagtgaaaatgtgtatgtgtgtgagagaaaatGAGTGTGtgtctacgtgtgtgtgtgtgagaaagagagagatagtGCTTACCCTACACCCCAGCCCCCCGAGGTCACTgctgtgtttccctggtggcagcATCAGAGGTATAGTACCTGGCATTCAACCTCCTGTCAACAGCAGCTTCACTGCCCGATGtatgtgagagagtgtgtgtgtgtgtgtgtactgggggTGACTTGTTCATGGCCCCAAGCTCCCTTCCTTGTAGATGCCTTTCCAGGTCTGCCTCATACTCACCCTCCCCAAAGTCCAGGGTCAAGTGCACTTTCTGTCTCCAGAGGGGCTTCCGGGTACCACCGTTGTGCAGCAGAGTCTGTGCACAGAAGTCCACCACCAGGTGGATGGGCCCCTGGGGGTGGGCTCTGTCTGCCACCCTCCGGGCATGCAGCTTCAGCAGCAGGTCCTGGCCCCACTCAGGCTTCCTGGTCAGGTGAAGCTGCAGCTGTGCCGGCTGGCCCACAGCACCCCCAGACCCCAACAGATCTAGGAATGGTGAAGAGGTCCTCCGTACACCCAGCATTTTCTGGGAGGCCTTCATAAACACAGACCGCTCCTCAGGGGATCCTGACAGAAAGGAGAGCCAGGAAAGACATCAGTGGGGAGGATTCAAGAGGAACAATGACCTTCTTGGGGAAACAAGGCTCCCAGAAACTCCCAGACCCCCTCCCAAAGCCCCAACCCCAAGAATAGCTGCTGAAAGAGATGATACAGCCTCACAGCTGAGAACACGGGGATGGGTATTGCTGGCCGCTGGGCTCAAACCCTCGCTCCATCATGGTCCCTTCACCTCTTGGTGCAGGGCTCTGTCACATTCAGCCCAGGGATATCTCCTTGCCTCACAGAGTTGCCAAAAATTGGGGTTAAATGAGCTCCTGAATATAAGCACTGGATGCTGTTCTTAGTCGTCTTTTGAGGAGGAGGTGGTTGGCTTAGGTGGTAATGGTTTACACATGAGAGTCATCTTCAAACCCCTTGCCAGGCAAGCAAAGGAGGTAAGAGCTGCCCCCCTCCCTGAAAATCCTGGGGTCCCAGGCACCTTCTGGGTACTTGTAGGAGCTGGTGATGTTCTCGCGCTGGTCTGACCCTACCATCTTGGTGCTGATTTCCTTCCCGATGGAACTGGTGTTATGGGCCAGGATTTCCTGGGCCTGGCCATCCTTCAATAGCCAAACGACTTCATCAGCGTTCACCTCGGCATACACAAATGGGGTATCGTAAGGCAGGTGGATCTCCCCTTCCCTGATGGCCTTCACGGAGGCAGGGCCACAGCGAAACAGCCCTGGGCAGGGAACAGGAGTGGTGGACCACTAACTCGGCTGCTGACAGGTGGGCTAGGGCAAGTGGGGCATGGCCGTGGGAGGcaaaggagggaggtgggatggggagaagcAGTGGCATCAATGAGCCTCCTCCACTGGGTGCTCTCCAGTTCCCACGAGTTCATCTGATGCTCACAGCCACCCTGGGACGCATCATCCTCATCTTCCCTCCTTTACAGGGGAGCAAATGACTGAGAGGTCCGGTAACTCACTGGCCCACCCAGCTGTCAATGGCAAAGTTAGACCCCGGACCCGAAGTTGTCTCTGCTACGACTTTGAAAAGTGGACGAAGTGGGACAGGCATCGCTCCCTTTTGGCCTCCTGCTCACGGGGTCAGTCGCTTTGAATGGCCTCTCCACAGAGTGCAGGCCCTTCCACAGTGGTCTTCACTCACCGCTGCTGGTTTGCTGGGGAGTGGGGTCCAGAACCTGCCACCCGTTGTATCCTGGAGGGAGGTCTTTCCGGATCATCCAGCACTCATTCCAGACATGGAAATTCCTGCAGAAGGCAGTAAGGAGAAAAGGGCTCACATTTTCAGAGGATTTGCCAGGTATCAGACCCTACACTGAGTGTTTTATATCATTGTTTCTTCTATGTTGTTTACATTTGGAAGTAATTTCAAGTttacagtaaagttgcaagacTAGGATAAACACCACCCATATACCCAGTTCATCTATTGTTAGTGTTTTGCTCCATTCGCTTTAGCACTGGCTTTCTTTCAGATGGAGATTTCCTAGAATAGGGATCTTCCTTTACGTAGTCTTATACAGTTCTCAACTTCacacatttaatatttatacttTATCTACCTTATTGTCTATTTTTCAGTGTTGTCAGTTGACCTGATTATATCCTTTATGGCATTTTTTTTCCACCCAGTGCAGGATCACACATTGCATTTAGTTGGGCAATACCCTTTGTATACTTTGAACTGGAAGAGTTCTGCAGGCTCTGTTTTTATCACATTGACATTTTGAACATAGtcttgattgattgatttttatcAGAGTGGTCCTCATTTTGGACTCGCCTGACGTTTCCTCATGATTAGGTTCAGGCTGTGTGTTCACAGACAGAATTCTACAGGACTGTATGTCCTCCCCAGATAAACTACTGCTCGTAGAGCCAGAGAAGTTTCAGCCCTCGAGGAGctcagagagggagggagtgCTAGGGACAGCAGCTAATTCTCATACAATTCAAAGGTCTTACCTGGAAACTGGCTGGAAAAGCAAAAACAGGAAATCAGATTTGGGgtagaagagaggagagagcagccaGGGGAAGCAACGGGAGGTCCAAAAATAAagggacacacagagacacacacggaTGCCAGCCAGGAGGGagagtggggcagggagaggacagGTCGAGAGAGACCGGAGTAAGTATGCAGAGACAGCTAGTCCTGGCTTTGCcctgagagagaaacagagaaatatgcagacagacagaaaggctcaatgaaggaagaggaagatgagGTCAGTATTCAGAGGGCTCACAGTCTGTTCATTTGGTTGCCAACCTCAGAGTACATTAACTCATAGTCTTCTATGTCTGAAATGAGCTTGACGTGATGATCTGATTAGCCAGAACAGCTTTCTGGCTGAGGACTGGCTGAGCACTGGCAACAATGTATGGGGCAGTATTTCCTTAAGGCCAGAAAGCATCACATCAGAAAGCATCAGAATTTTCCTGCCCTACCTGGAACAGAGCAGAGATCTGCAGGAGACAGTGCCCCTTACCATATTTTGTCTCGCTTCTGAGTTGGCAGCATCTCTGCATGTTGGTCATAGTAGGTGTCGATGGTCAAGTTTGCATCCGAGTTGTGTGCAGAACGGAAATTGGAAACAACACGTGTTGGAACACCTAAGCATCTCATTACTAAAGAGAGGAAACGCATGGGCAATTACCAAATCCATTTCAAGCAGAATCACTGGTCTCACGTACATACTTTCTCACTTTTAAGCTGGAGGAGAGAAAAAAGCCAAAGTGCTTACAGGTTAAACCTTCTTGCAGGTTATACCTCCTTTATCCTCAGAGCACCGCACCCAGGCCCAGAATCCTTGCGGCCTACCTGTCCTATCCATGGTTTCCATTCCACCAGGAGAAAGAAATCACTTGAGGGTCACTTAAAACAATTAACAACAACCCAATTGATCATTGAGGGCTTTTCCCATTCAGCAGCTTTCCAAACCAAAAACAGAGAACCTAAGCATTTgataatttgaaagaaaagaaaaaaaaaatgagacctgTGCTGTGTTCAGAAGAGAAGCAGTGTGACCTTAAGTAGACAGTCCTTAGCTTGTATGTAACAAAATGGAGTTGGACCAGATGATTTTCAGTTCTGAAATTCTGGATCTGTAACTCAATTCAAATGAAAGGGTTTGAAGCAGGTAAGAAAGAAATCAGAGTATGGATAGAAGAGCAGGATAGATTTATAGAGATACGCAGAAGACATCAGCGACAAAGGGAATCTTGCATGGACAGTGAGGGAACGACCATCTTCGATAAGACAACAGCACCCTCTTGTGGCTTTTTAGGAAtcatcctggagaaagaaatagcaacccattcctaCTGCCGCCACCAGACACACCTACCGGGGCAGAAGAAATTAAGCCAAGAGCCAGATGTGACCTTTGAAACCCAGGCCCCCACCTCTACGGGCAAGGTGAGGAGTTTAGAGAGAGGTTTATCCCACCCCTaaggagcctggcatgatgccatacatggggtcacgaagagtcagacatgatttagcgactgaacaatccTTCTTAGGAGCAAATGGTGCCCATTGAGGCCCCTGTGGGGATGCCAATGCTTTGAAATGTAAGAGGACTATTAAGACTGGCCAGtctttttgtttcaattcattCAAGTGCCCCAAAGGATGCCACCTGTCTGCAATCACCTGTCCACTCCCAGCACAGCTCCTGGGCTTTTCACAAA from Ovis canadensis isolate MfBH-ARS-UI-01 breed Bighorn chromosome 18, ARS-UI_OviCan_v2, whole genome shotgun sequence encodes the following:
- the TGM7 gene encoding protein-glutamine gamma-glutamyltransferase Z gives rise to the protein MAALELRSVDLQSAKNNQEHHTQEMGLQRLIVRRSQSFTIQLHFNRPFHSKNDSITFVAETGPAPKELLGTRATFLLTQARQGNGWSASDFTVHANSLYVSLFTPPSAVIGPYSLKMEISQGPSHSTTHPLGTFILLFNPWSAEDDVYLPSETLLQEYIMMDYGFVYKGHERFITPWPWNYGQFEEDIIDICFEILNKSLYFLKNPSKDYSQRNDVVYICRVVSAMINSNDDSGVLQGNWGEDYSRGVSPLEWTGSVAILRQWAARGGQPVKYGQCWVFAAVMCTVMRCLGVPTRVVSNFRSAHNSDANLTIDTYYDQHAEMLPTQKRDKIWNFHVWNECWMIRKDLPPGYNGWQVLDPTPQQTSSGLFRCGPASVKAIREGEIHLPYDTPFVYAEVNADEVVWLLKDGQAQEILAHNTSSIGKEISTKMVGSDQRENITSSYKYPEGSPEERSVFMKASQKMLGVRRTSSPFLDLLGSGGAVGQPAQLQLHLTRKPEWGQDLLLKLHARRVADRAHPQGPIHLVVDFCAQTLLHNGGTRKPLWRQKVHLTLDFGEDIQWPLSLPYNNYRNKLTDEKLIRVSGIAKVEETGRSMLVLKDISLEPPHLSIEVSERAEVGKALRVHISLTNTLSVPLSHCTMVLEGSGLVSGQISNDLGTLVAGHTIKIQVDLYPIKAGPRQLQVLVSSNEIKEIKGYKDIFVAAARAP